A genomic region of Bactrocera dorsalis isolate Fly_Bdor chromosome 3, ASM2337382v1, whole genome shotgun sequence contains the following coding sequences:
- the LOC125777887 gene encoding uncharacterized protein LOC125777887: protein MWWKSEAVFVIEDLSSLVFQPKPNSLKYGISPLHAWIRFLEFVLNLSYRLHIKKWQIRNAEDKLLMQQRKSEIQQQFWEKMGLHVHKPKSNGSGSTNDGNTARKAFSNLELFASITNVNIEFLKHLQVILIAISCNFELSVENLKSFCYRTAEIYFQYYEWYPMSATLHKILAHSSQIVQASIVPLGCAGESASEARNKFYKKDRIEHARKDSREHNISDVFNRAMDSSDPFLSSICLKNRHSAKKNLQLPREVISLLKILDVPEYQLPTTSNAIANENFPDFEWEAEDLSLFNIELEVDETGDNFEWN, encoded by the exons ATGTGGTGGAAATCCGAAGCAGTTTTTGTCATAGAAGATTTAAGCTCATTAGTGTTTCAGCCAAAaccaaattcattaaaatatggcATAAGCCCATTACACGCTTGGATTCGATTCCTAGAATTTGTTCTGAATCTTTCATATAGacttcatattaaaaaatggcaaattcgAAATGCTGAGGACAAATTACTAATGCAAcaaagaaaaagtgaaattcaacaacaattctGGGAGAAAATGGGCCTTCATGTCCATAAACCGAAAAGTAACGGAAGTGGATCAACAAACGACGGCAATACGGCGCGAAAAGCATTTTCAAATCTGgaattatttgcttcaataacaAACGTTAACATCGAGTTTTTAAAACACTTACAAGTCATACTAATTGCAATTTCTTGTAATTTTGAGTTAAGTGTCGAAAACTTGAAGAGTTTTTGTTATAGAACTgccgaaatatattttcaatattatgaaTGGTACCCAATGTCAGCTAcgttacataaaattttagcaCATTCTTCACAAATAGTACAAGCCTCAATCGTGCCTCTTGGATGCGCTGGAGAAAGTGCTTCTGAGgcgagaaataaattttataaaaaggatCGCATTGAGCATGCACGAAAAGACTCTAGAGAACACAATATATCTGATGTTTTTAACAGAGCCATGGATTCTTCTGACCCATTCTTATCCAGTATATGCCTAAAGAACCGtcattcagcaaaaaaaaatttgcaacttcCAAGAGaagttatttctcttttaaagaTTCTAGATGTTCCTGAATATCAATTGCCGACTACGTCAAATGCTAtcgcaaatgaaaattttcctgATTTCGAATGGGAGGCAGAGGATCTATCTCTTTTTAATATAGAGTTAGAAGTTGATGAAACAGGGGACAATTTTGAA TGGAATTAA